Proteins encoded by one window of Paenibacillus urinalis:
- the thiO gene encoding glycine oxidase ThiO → MQDYDQTVGTVRRSEFIVVGGGVIGSAIAYFLARDGKDVLLLEGKGMASGASGAAAGMLAPHLEFFSTPALKNLAERSLKLIKPLINDLSNITPIDVGLNSTGFVSPFMNDSMESIKTGYQEYWNPLKLRTEIPAICDQAEGAYYYPDQLQLLPNQFNRALIDGAKAKGARYLEQQPVVSIDVQNGAVHGVETSTGSYTCDNVIIASGLGLGIRGGLSSLGIDLPTVAVKGEMIAVSLPEIRLDYTLYTHDVYLVPKPGGEIWIGATSLPFHNDKTVSVKGILQLLHEGSKWIPQLEHAAYARCWAGLRPQTIDGLPYIGQYKGITGLYIAAGHYRNGILLSAVTGEMISRLVAGESEEELGITEFSPMRILEKGRLVH, encoded by the coding sequence ATGCAAGATTACGATCAAACCGTGGGTACCGTTCGCAGGTCAGAGTTTATCGTGGTAGGCGGAGGGGTTATCGGCTCAGCCATTGCTTATTTTTTGGCAAGGGATGGTAAGGATGTTCTGTTGTTGGAGGGAAAGGGGATGGCATCGGGAGCTTCAGGAGCTGCTGCAGGTATGCTGGCACCGCATTTAGAATTCTTCTCAACTCCTGCGCTAAAAAATTTGGCTGAACGCAGTCTTAAGCTAATTAAGCCATTAATCAATGATTTATCCAATATAACTCCTATCGATGTCGGGCTGAATAGTACAGGTTTTGTCTCGCCGTTTATGAATGATTCCATGGAATCAATAAAAACAGGCTATCAAGAGTATTGGAATCCACTCAAGCTTAGAACTGAGATTCCCGCGATCTGTGACCAAGCGGAAGGCGCTTATTATTATCCTGATCAGCTTCAGCTGTTACCCAACCAATTCAATAGAGCTCTAATTGATGGGGCTAAGGCCAAAGGTGCACGTTATCTGGAACAACAGCCGGTGGTATCAATTGATGTCCAGAATGGAGCCGTTCATGGTGTCGAAACATCAACAGGAAGCTACACTTGTGACAACGTCATTATCGCATCAGGACTTGGACTGGGTATCCGAGGGGGGCTGTCCAGCCTGGGAATAGACCTTCCTACAGTAGCTGTCAAAGGTGAAATGATAGCCGTTTCCTTACCTGAGATCAGATTGGATTATACCCTTTATACACATGATGTTTATCTTGTTCCAAAGCCAGGGGGAGAGATATGGATTGGGGCAACGAGCCTTCCTTTTCATAACGATAAGACGGTATCTGTAAAAGGAATACTTCAACTGCTCCATGAGGGAAGTAAATGGATTCCGCAGCTTGAACATGCTGCTTATGCTCGTTGCTGGGCAGGACTCAGACCACAAACGATCGATGGATTGCCTTATATCGGACAGTATAAAGGGATTACAGGATTATACATTGCGGCAGGACATTATCGTAATGGAATTCTTCTAAGTGCAGTAACAGGAGAAATGATCAGCAGACTTGTCGCTGGTGAGAGTGAAGAAGAGCTCGGAATAACCGAATTCTCACCTATGCGAATCTTGGAGAAGGGCAGGTTGGTTCATTGA
- a CDS encoding thiamine phosphate synthase: MKPESKPKLELHVISPSSSPAAWIPIFSTIWPYTTAVHIRDKRSTEKELEQFIDTLILHQIPMSKIGFNRQVDLVFKYDPAILQIGMKELHQIESLKSSMTSRGITKTRIGVSVHSLQEAKQAEHLGADYLMYGHIYPSSSKPGAAPRGVASLQQICTEVHIPVIAIGGIKPTDIDELVNAGASGVAVISGVMNAADPLGAVQEYHHALCRYGPIK; this comes from the coding sequence TTGAAGCCCGAATCGAAGCCCAAACTTGAACTGCATGTGATCTCTCCCTCCTCATCTCCAGCTGCCTGGATTCCCATATTCTCGACAATATGGCCCTATACGACGGCTGTACATATCCGGGATAAACGTAGCACCGAGAAGGAACTCGAACAGTTCATAGATACCCTGATCCTTCATCAGATTCCAATGAGTAAGATAGGGTTCAATCGTCAAGTGGATCTGGTATTTAAGTATGACCCAGCCATTCTCCAAATCGGGATGAAGGAGCTTCATCAGATCGAGTCCCTCAAGAGCTCTATGACAAGCCGCGGGATTACAAAGACACGTATTGGCGTATCGGTTCATTCCCTTCAGGAGGCAAAGCAGGCCGAGCACCTGGGAGCTGATTATTTAATGTACGGTCATATTTATCCTTCCTCTAGTAAGCCGGGTGCTGCTCCGAGAGGAGTCGCCTCATTACAGCAGATTTGCACGGAGGTGCATATTCCGGTCATTGCGATAGGAGGAATAAAGCCGACAGATATAGATGAACTCGTAAATGCAGGAGCATCAGGTGTTGCCGTGATATCCGGGGTGATGAATGCAGCAGATCCGCTGGGTGCAGTGCAAGAATATCATCATGCGCTATGTCGTTATGGACCGATCAAGTAA